In Candidatus Zixiibacteriota bacterium, the DNA window GTTTTGTGGCAATGTCAGTAGGCATAAATATCCTTTCAGTATAAGAATCGTGCGTTGGTATAATATCGATAGCTTATACGATAAAATCAAGGGGTGAGTCGTGTGGGGGGTAATTTCGATATTAGTAGGGCGGCCTCCTTCGGCGGACGAAGGGGTAAGTGGTGTCGGGCGTCACTGCCCGACACGATTTAGACAGTCAATAGGATTAATTGATGATTTTGTAGGGGCAGGTCCCCGTGCCTGCCCTGATATTAAAGGGCAACCACAGGGGGTTGCCCCTACGGAATTGTCAAGACAGTCAGGCATCCGCCGACACGGACTGACTGCACAGACAAATCGAATATGAGATTGCCGTATTGTGACTTTAAAAAGTCACTCCTCGCAAAGACAGTGCCGGGTATATTGGCTTTGAATCTTGAACCACACTCCGCCTACCGCGAGACTGTTTCTCTCTCCTGCTTTCTTTCTGACCAAGTCGGCAATGGCTCCATTTTGATCCAGCCCGGACGCCGCTCATCGAACATCTTATAGGCATCAATACCGAGAGCCATCGGCTACACATTCTTGCGAACGTGCGATCAGTAATGCCATTGGCATTTTTCGACCGGCAAGTTTGGATCATTTGCCTGCTCGATAGCGGCGCGTAAAACATCCAAGGCACAGATGTCATGTTTGGCGTCGGAGATTTCACAGAGTTTATGATACAGCTTTTCGGCGTTTCTTTTTTTGAGCTGGCTGACTTTGGTGATACCGAGCAGGTGGAGGTCTTTGATGGTTGCCGGTCCGACCGAGACAAGGTCGGATAGGGCGCGCGAGGAATTATTCTTTTGGGGTTTGTTCATAACGTTATTCAGTCGTCTTTGTCAATTCACCTTCAATGTCATTCCAGTCCCGACATTTGTAGGGAGAATTCATCTCCACT includes these proteins:
- a CDS encoding helix-hairpin-helix domain-containing protein; the protein is MNKPQKNNSSRALSDLVSVGPATIKDLHLLGITKVSQLKKRNAEKLYHKLCEISDAKHDICALDVLRAAIEQANDPNLPVEKCQWHY